One genomic region from Ptychodera flava strain L36383 chromosome 5, AS_Pfla_20210202, whole genome shotgun sequence encodes:
- the LOC139133157 gene encoding N-acetyltaurine hydrolase-like translates to MTERSGKIQTVCGLMDPSDLGITMTHEHLHMTFNVSYVPAEREADMEKTHIPLKLDTIGWIRQNPYSNRPNLLLDDEDETLIEELKFYKKNGGCSLVENTILGIDRDIKKSKMYAEASGVNIIQGTGYYVGACHPPEMNTMSIEELTQFMVNDIEKGADGTDIKCGVIGEIGCSWPLQANEKKVLQASAAAQAATGCPVIIHPGRNPIAPTDILRILGEAGGDTTKTVMSHLDRTIFDKETLAEFAKQGSYLEFDLFGIETSHYQMNHDVDMPSDAQRIQYIKFLIEEGYNDKVVIAHDVHTKHRLMKYGGHGYSHILLNVVPKMLKRGISQEQVDKILIENPKKWLTFK, encoded by the exons ATGACCGAGAGAAGCGGCAAAATACAAACAG TGTGTGGGCTTATGGATCCCAGTGACTTAGGCATCACCATGACCCATGAACATTTGCACATGACCTTCAATGTGTCCTATGTACCAGCTGAAAGAGAGGCCGATATGGAGAAGACTCACATCCCGCTTAAACTGGACACCATCGGCTGGATTCGTCAGAATCC ATACAGCAACAGACCCAACTTGCTACTAGATGACGAAGATGAGACTTTGATAGAGGAATTGAAGTTCTATAAGAAGAACGGAGGATGCAGTTTGGTTGAGAACACAATCCTAGGCATTGATAGAGAtatcaaaaagtcaaaaatGTACGCTGAGGCATCTGGAGTGAACATTATTCAAGGGACAG GTTATTACGTTGGTGCTTGTCATCCACCTGAAATGAACACCATGAGTATTGAAGAATTGACACAGTTCATGGTCAACGATATTGAGAAAGGTGCTGATGGTACAGACATCAAGTGTGGTGTCATCGGTGAAATTGGCTGCTCTTGGCCGCTTCAAG cCAATGAGAAGAAAGTACTGCAGGCCAGTGCGGCAGCCCAGGCAGCCACTGGTTGTCCAGTGATAATCCACCCTGGCAGAAACCCCATTGCACCGACGGATATTCTCAGAATACTGGGAGAGGCCGGCGGTGATACCACCAAGACTGTCATGTCTCATTTGGACA GAACAATCTTCGACAAGGAGACTTTGGCAGAGTTTGCCAAACAGGGTAGCTACCTAGAGTTTGACTTGTTCGGCATCGAAACCTCTCACTACCAAATGAACCACGACGTGGACATGCCCAGTGATGCCCAGAGGATTCAGTACATCAAATTCTTGATTGAAGAAGGTTACAATGACAAAGTTGTCATTGCGCATGATGTGCATACCAAGCACAGATTG ATGAAGTATGGAGGCCATGGCTATTCCCACATCTTGCTCAACGTTGTCCCAAAGATGCTGAAACGAGGAATCTCGCAGGAGCAAGTCGACAAGATACTCATCGAAAACCCCAAGAAATGGTTGACCTTCAAATAA
- the LOC139132510 gene encoding sulfotransferase 4A1-like, with translation MMRLQKLTSRSGQCQNSASQRKTSHNMDRQEAKRNTSASMKFPTERIKNAEIQKDDIFLISYPKSGMHLLRHLILYVLNDADEDAVREDRRGLPFEVGMVEDGDDPRAVFLKKGLDNSRGIDTKTLKTPRFFITHLAFEMLPGQLHEKKPKIIYLARNPKDMLISFLNQSQKMKVLKTAPPTLQNLIDKFVADSQTSFGVEEYGSWRQHVLSRWARRDDDNVLFVKYEDLTRNLTDYIRLLARFLGKDISNDAVEKIAGLCSIESMRNDPKARSDDTCKLLGIPPEESPFVNKGRIGRWKEFFTVAQSERFDEDYRTKTSASGLEFDFE, from the exons ATGATGAGACTACAAAAGCTGACTTCAAGATCAGGACAATGTCAAAACTCGGCGAGTCAGCGAAAAACATCTCACAACATGGATCGTCAAGAAGCTAAACGGAACACCTCTGCTTCAATGAAGTTTCCTACTGAAAGAATCAAGAATGCTGAAATCCAGAAAGACGACATATTTCTGATCTCTTATCCGAAATCAG GAATGCACTTACTAAGGCACCTTATCCTGTATGTGCTAAACGACGCCGACGAAGATGCGGTTCGGGAGGACAGACGAGGGCTGCCGTTCGAAGTTGGCATGGTTGAGGACGGAGATGACCCGAGGGCCGTGTTTCTAAAGAAAGGTCTCGACAACTCGAGGGGGATTGATACAAAGACTTTGAAGACTCCTCGGTTCTTCATTACCCACCTGGCGTTCGAAATGTTACCGGGGCAACTTCATGAGAAGAAGCCGAAG ATTATATACCTTGCACGCAATCCAAAGGACATGCTGATATCGTTTCTGAACCAGAGTCAGAAGATGAAAGTTCTGAAGACAGCGCCACCAACGCTTCAAAACCTGATCGATAAGTTTGTAGCAGACAGTCAAACTT CCTTTGGGGTTGAGGAGTATGGAAGTTGGCGACAGCATGTCCTCAGCCGGTGGGCCAGAAGAGACGATGACAATGTTCTCTTCGTCAAATACGAAGATTTGACCAGG AATCTGACAGACTACATCCGCCTTCTCGCACGATTTCTCGGAAAGGACATATCAAATGACGCAGTGGAGAAAATAGCTGGTTTATGTTCGATAGAGTCTATGAGAAATGATCCAAAGGCTCGAAGCGATGACACATGTAAATTGCTCGGCATACCCCCGGAGGAGTCTCCTTTCGTAAACAAAG GTCGAATCGGTAGATGGAAGGAATTCTTTACCGTCGCTCAAAGTGAGCGCTTTGACGAAGATTACCGAACAAAGACGAGCGCCTCAGGATTAGAGTTCGACTTTGAATGA